In Candidatus Krumholzibacteriota bacterium, a single window of DNA contains:
- the hrcA gene encoding heat-inducible transcription repressor HrcA gives MSLKNDVTDIETILLKYVTDLYIETGRPVSSKTLKKKYRLTSSTANIRKVLHNLEEKGYLFKPHISAGRIPSDRGYRRYVDDLTDTRPLGRKVIEEVRNRIDRDWDDLREIMYSTSRVLGKMTNCMGLMMSILHSYGDIGKLRIIPLEGRHALVILFMKSGEERKVFIEFPDRYRPHIIDRAAHLINERIAGYPLEEAHRRMEIFMKEIDGIEREIAMIVASEADYLFDRPFQLQYHFDGFGNLSGIDELDDPRTMQNLLKVMGARRLMLSFMKDRMDNDVMITIGRENLLEELEGFSVITKRFNTADCDGVFGVLGPTRMSYRLVLSLLEMMGQELRLDHRRSGSSEVQL, from the coding sequence ATGAGCTTAAAGAACGATGTAACTGATATAGAGACAATTCTTTTAAAATATGTTACCGATCTCTATATAGAGACCGGAAGGCCTGTAAGTTCGAAGACCCTCAAAAAAAAGTACAGATTGACCTCGAGTACAGCGAATATCCGCAAGGTGCTCCATAATCTCGAAGAAAAGGGATACCTGTTCAAGCCTCATATCTCGGCCGGGAGGATACCGAGCGACAGGGGATACAGAAGGTATGTCGATGATCTGACCGACACGAGGCCGTTAGGCAGGAAGGTGATCGAAGAAGTCAGGAACAGAATAGACAGGGACTGGGATGATCTTCGTGAGATCATGTACAGCACGTCAAGAGTATTGGGAAAGATGACGAACTGTATGGGTCTTATGATGAGCATCCTTCATTCATACGGAGATATCGGAAAACTGAGGATAATCCCCCTTGAGGGAAGGCACGCGCTCGTTATACTGTTTATGAAATCAGGGGAGGAAAGAAAAGTCTTTATAGAATTCCCCGACAGGTACAGGCCTCACATAATCGACCGCGCCGCGCATCTGATCAACGAACGGATCGCCGGTTATCCTCTCGAGGAAGCTCACAGGCGCATGGAGATATTCATGAAGGAGATCGACGGGATCGAACGCGAGATCGCCATGATCGTAGCTTCCGAGGCTGACTATCTGTTCGACAGACCTTTTCAACTGCAGTATCATTTCGACGGATTCGGTAATCTTTCCGGTATAGACGAACTTGATGATCCCAGAACGATGCAGAACCTGCTCAAGGTAATGGGAGCGAGAAGACTGATGCTCAGTTTCATGAAAGACAGAATGGATAACGACGTAATGATAACGATAGGAAGGGAAAATCTTCTGGAGGAACTTGAGGGTTTTTCAGTTATTACAAAGCGTTTTAATACGGCTGATTGCGATGGTGTTTTTGGAGTCCTTGGACCGACGAGAATGAGCTACCGACTGGTGCTGTCCCTGCTGGAGATGATGGGGCAGGAGTTGAGGCTCGATCATCGACGGTCTGGATCATCTGAAGTTCAACTGTAA
- a CDS encoding nucleotide exchange factor GrpE: MSAENREIDEKRVEPDRTAEPMIDGDDIEIIGDMAKKLAKEEDPVSEAAEKKQKRTKKVGSKRLAELLDKKNEMLLKMEKQLAQTEQLLEIKENKILRLAAEFENYKKRTRREWELHLKKANAVLLGDILGVLDDFDRAFAASDGAGDHFYSGIRMIHTQLMDILKRAGLSEIEAEGRLFDPQYHEAMGNAESDQLEEGHVLHVVQKGYMINDLLLRPARVIVVKETSKDEPAEKGLENN; this comes from the coding sequence TTGTCTGCGGAAAACAGGGAAATCGATGAAAAACGCGTGGAACCGGATCGTACGGCTGAACCGATGATCGATGGCGATGATATCGAGATCATTGGGGATATGGCAAAAAAACTTGCAAAAGAAGAGGATCCCGTGTCAGAAGCGGCCGAAAAAAAGCAGAAACGGACTAAAAAAGTGGGGAGTAAGAGGTTAGCCGAACTCCTCGATAAAAAGAACGAGATGCTGCTGAAGATGGAAAAACAACTTGCGCAGACTGAACAACTTCTTGAAATAAAAGAAAATAAAATATTGCGGCTTGCCGCCGAGTTTGAAAATTACAAGAAGAGGACCAGACGGGAATGGGAATTGCATTTAAAAAAGGCGAATGCAGTGCTTTTGGGCGATATTCTAGGTGTCCTGGACGATTTTGACAGGGCTTTCGCTGCATCTGACGGTGCCGGTGATCATTTTTACAGCGGTATCCGGATGATCCATACGCAACTTATGGATATTTTGAAACGGGCTGGTCTCAGCGAGATAGAGGCGGAAGGAAGACTCTTTGACCCTCAGTATCACGAAGCTATGGGAAACGCGGAAAGTGATCAACTGGAAGAAGGGCATGTCCTTCATGTAGTGCAGAAGGGTTATATGATCAATGATCTGCTCCTCAGGCCGGCCAGGGTAATCGTAGTCAAGGAAACGAGCAAGGATGAACCAGCGGAAAAAGGGCTGGAAAATAATTAA